Proteins co-encoded in one Haloarcula pelagica genomic window:
- a CDS encoding DUF7109 family protein → MDLSADELAGVVDLFGALSRAELRQACAELAFKRGEETDPTAYADDIAAAVESYHLVAVAAEDGETDLLAVGPTAFPSLPEGAGDLPHIMDVPDRELARDRVVEAVERQFRADAAAAIDAGDEARIAALLDVSYDLDAWGAVDLGEARDRLDAA, encoded by the coding sequence ATGGACCTCTCCGCGGACGAACTGGCCGGCGTGGTCGACCTCTTCGGCGCGCTCTCCCGGGCGGAACTCCGGCAGGCGTGTGCGGAACTCGCGTTCAAGCGCGGCGAGGAGACCGACCCGACCGCCTACGCCGACGACATCGCCGCCGCCGTCGAGTCGTACCACCTCGTCGCCGTCGCTGCCGAGGACGGCGAGACGGACCTGCTCGCCGTCGGGCCGACCGCGTTCCCGAGTCTCCCCGAGGGCGCGGGCGACCTCCCACACATCATGGACGTTCCCGACCGGGAACTGGCCCGCGACCGAGTCGTCGAGGCCGTCGAACGGCAGTTCCGGGCCGACGCCGCAGCGGCCATCGACGCCGGGGACGAGGCCCGCATCGCCGCCCTTCTGGACGTGAGCTACGACCTCGACGCCTGGGGTGCGGTCGACCTCGGCGAGGCGCGCGACCGGCTGGACGCCGCGTAA
- a CDS encoding HVO_0758 family zinc finger protein, whose protein sequence is MDSVRKGLRAGDVEKDNYGRLSCTACEETLTTDNNPDDIGKIRRCPECGSEWKELG, encoded by the coding sequence ATGGACTCGGTCAGGAAAGGGCTGCGGGCCGGCGATGTCGAGAAGGACAACTACGGACGACTCTCCTGTACCGCCTGCGAGGAGACGCTGACGACCGACAACAACCCCGACGACATCGGGAAGATCCGTCGCTGTCCCGAGTGTGGCAGCGAGTGGAAGGAACTGGGGTAG
- a CDS encoding NUDIX hydrolase, producing the protein MDFDRIGDHEPLVVDDEPRQAAVVAPVVSSDAESILFTKRADHLQDHPGQMSFPGGGREPEDADLLQTALREAQEEIGLDPRAANVVGRLDDIRTITHYSVRPFVARIPERDYVPNDQEVAEIVCLPVAQLTDLDNYESEQRDHPHYGEIRLHFFYVGDYTVWGATARMLVQLLELGTDWRAPPEPDRYAGPDDALPPRVRDEVE; encoded by the coding sequence ATGGACTTCGACCGGATCGGAGACCACGAACCGCTGGTCGTCGACGACGAGCCACGCCAGGCCGCGGTCGTCGCTCCGGTCGTCAGCAGCGACGCGGAATCGATTTTGTTCACGAAGCGTGCGGACCATCTTCAGGACCACCCCGGACAGATGTCGTTCCCCGGCGGTGGCCGCGAACCGGAGGACGCGGATCTGCTCCAGACCGCCCTGCGGGAGGCACAGGAGGAGATCGGGCTCGACCCGCGGGCGGCAAACGTCGTCGGACGGCTCGACGACATCCGGACGATCACCCACTACTCGGTGCGGCCCTTCGTCGCCCGCATCCCCGAACGGGACTACGTCCCGAACGACCAGGAGGTCGCCGAGATCGTCTGTCTCCCGGTCGCCCAGTTGACCGATCTGGACAACTACGAATCGGAGCAGCGCGACCACCCCCACTACGGGGAGATCCGACTGCACTTCTTCTACGTCGGGGACTACACCGTCTGGGGCGCCACCGCGCGGATGCTCGTCCAGTTGCTCGAACTCGGGACCGACTGGCGGGCGCCGCCCGAACCGGACCGCTACGCGGGGCCGGACGACGCCCTCCCGCCGCGGGTCCGCG
- a CDS encoding MFS transporter, producing MVFLINLARVVFAPLIEPIRATTGAGDATLGLLATMVWVGSALPRLPTGFLLTRVSRPQAIFGSGVVLTTGTVFTLYAPTPRLLLAGALTMGLASGVYIVAANTLISELYPTNPGRALGQHGVASQLAALAAPGLVGLALAAGGWRLVLEWMAVGAGATTVVFTLLARRTEFPEAGSEDRDVLGAIRAQWRIILTAVVALGLTTMIWNGLFNFYVTYVKTTGLSEAAGRTLLQVVFGAGVPAFYVSGRLADRLPSVPYLLAILAAFTGCIIVFPTVSGFWPLVAASAVTGYVIHSIFPAVDTYLLGSLPDRHRASAYAAYGGGMMVLQAPGSVIVGVLLDSDVAFDVIFQLMAGTLLVVLTTLVVLHVDGRLPSSAEA from the coding sequence TTGGTCTTCCTCATCAACCTCGCGAGAGTCGTCTTCGCGCCGCTGATCGAACCGATCAGGGCGACCACGGGGGCCGGTGACGCGACCCTCGGACTGCTTGCGACGATGGTCTGGGTCGGGAGCGCCCTCCCGCGGCTCCCGACGGGCTTCCTGCTCACCAGAGTGAGCCGACCACAGGCGATTTTCGGGTCCGGCGTCGTGTTGACCACCGGCACCGTCTTCACCCTGTACGCGCCGACGCCGCGACTGTTGCTCGCGGGGGCGCTGACGATGGGGCTGGCGAGCGGTGTCTACATCGTCGCCGCCAACACCCTCATCAGCGAACTCTACCCCACCAATCCCGGCCGCGCGCTGGGCCAGCACGGGGTCGCCAGCCAGCTCGCCGCGCTGGCCGCGCCGGGGCTGGTCGGACTGGCCCTCGCCGCCGGCGGCTGGCGGCTCGTCCTCGAATGGATGGCCGTCGGCGCCGGCGCGACGACGGTCGTGTTCACCCTCCTGGCCCGCCGGACCGAGTTCCCCGAGGCCGGCAGCGAGGACCGCGACGTACTCGGTGCCATCCGGGCGCAGTGGCGGATCATCCTGACCGCGGTCGTCGCGCTGGGGCTCACGACGATGATCTGGAACGGGCTGTTCAACTTCTACGTCACCTACGTCAAGACCACGGGGCTCTCGGAGGCGGCCGGGCGGACGCTGTTACAGGTCGTCTTCGGGGCCGGGGTCCCCGCGTTCTACGTCAGCGGCCGACTCGCCGACCGGTTGCCAAGCGTCCCGTATCTGCTCGCGATCCTCGCCGCGTTTACGGGGTGTATCATCGTCTTCCCCACCGTCTCCGGCTTCTGGCCGCTGGTCGCCGCAAGCGCCGTCACGGGCTATGTCATCCACAGCATCTTCCCGGCGGTCGACACCTACCTCCTGGGCTCGCTGCCCGACCGCCACCGGGCGAGCGCCTACGCGGCCTACGGCGGTGGGATGATGGTCCTCCAGGCGCCCGGCAGCGTCATCGTCGGCGTCCTCCTGGACAGCGATGTCGCCTTCGATGTCATCTTCCAGTTGATGGCCGGCACGCTGCTGGTCGTCCTCACGACGCTTGTCGTCTTGCACGTCGACGGCCGACTCCCCAGCAGCGCGGAGGCCTGA
- a CDS encoding HTH domain-containing protein: MPRQSTIDSGTDRTDGTTVRMTLWTRQPVCGTRTSVLDRLGRLRAEGDIDGFDVETWPDEIRLDGEPTHDEVVETFGRFEDWASEHGVSVEPPFETRQVSPMLGSSYRVLRLPVMVLSVSDDGLAGVYPYTDGDRTTTITDFLDAYEASGGLPASGTHAPNGG; this comes from the coding sequence ATGCCACGACAGTCGACGATCGATTCGGGGACCGACCGGACCGACGGGACGACCGTCAGGATGACCCTGTGGACCCGGCAGCCGGTCTGTGGCACACGGACGAGCGTCCTCGATCGGTTGGGGCGCCTGCGTGCCGAGGGCGACATCGACGGGTTCGACGTTGAGACCTGGCCCGACGAGATACGGCTGGACGGCGAGCCGACCCACGACGAGGTCGTCGAGACGTTCGGCCGGTTCGAGGACTGGGCGAGCGAGCACGGCGTCAGCGTCGAACCGCCCTTCGAGACCCGACAGGTCTCGCCGATGCTGGGGTCGTCCTACCGGGTGTTACGGCTGCCGGTGATGGTGCTTTCTGTCTCCGACGACGGACTGGCAGGCGTCTACCCGTACACCGACGGCGACCGGACGACGACGATCACGGACTTTCTGGACGCCTACGAAGCCAGCGGTGGCCTTCCGGCGAGCGGGACGCACGCGCCAAACGGTGGCTGA
- a CDS encoding DUF7286 family protein — translation MDDRGRVPFALLGVLLLVSSLTLAPSLTVQPPVSETTIERAVDRTTAETQTAIRDGVSTASQRAAADPVVTPANTTAGRALNDSSPFRDSLRLRVYLQVRGRLERVGYEREGVTTTASLPRVDNTNSLRTAKRRVEIRRAGPNGTAVRATVENVTLRVRRGGRVIDRRTVSPTVVVATPVLALHEQVSTYQTRLNNGLGKPGFSQRLTARLYPIAWGRGYAQYGGVPIANVVGNRHVSLAANGALLGVQRSTFGRSDPAGRRALTEATAITGIKDIIGGSEPSLVTKQVLNRANYRPAASDIGRGAKNWSAPRPNDTMRVGINGTADRAFRRVAGPSKLGATTAAAYRVQARLVTDTRRLGGGRPPAPPSPGANWTLVDARTTDTTTVRNASGTVSVPSGWHRFDGVVRQVRVQYRRTAEWSNGSATRTTVSRRTATYRVGVALIGRHASRSAAPEKGVSTAHDTSGSPLNGPNLADVEWKATQRLVTDAGGFSTIAATAVTGRLSTAPITIQGARPAGLRSWVYRDLMELRERVRNVSVAVERGKVGTFEANPPGLLLQRLDARRASLADVPATYNSTAQRARVAARIRYLDAVENRLASQMRTRTDKRSAFASQLQKRAGGSIRDLRRGLTARQTTVPRSRPVPEGIAGPVRTRVDARPPYLTRAKLSEQRYPALNGTEHPLVTENVNVFSLPYGNAASTLTDAILATRDRTRLSTAATALRATNATIDTQRNTTVAVNATNGANTTTVTFQPVNATLVSRRDRLQNDIGWTNDHLTTELADVVAIETGASTRESRAIVADGLDRWNTTHERAAALTDGRAVNRVGAVAARRLNLSRPERDWLRLRLSARLHTRLNRSYIGPRSKLVNASAAATRSVSETAINTALTEAGKYGAEQIAKKRLGTDMLPAGLPLAPPVAPWYATTNVWWVSVRGEYGRFAITANHGPPSAPAGMTTYARDGDAVTVDVDEDGTAERLGTADRISFAAETGVVVVVPPKPRGVGDKDGNTVERSPGWPDAGD, via the coding sequence ATGGACGACCGCGGGCGGGTCCCGTTCGCGCTGTTGGGTGTCCTCTTGCTCGTCAGCAGTCTCACCCTGGCCCCGTCGTTGACGGTGCAGCCCCCGGTCAGCGAGACGACGATCGAACGGGCGGTCGACCGGACGACCGCCGAGACACAGACGGCGATCAGAGACGGCGTCTCCACGGCCAGCCAACGGGCGGCCGCCGATCCCGTCGTGACGCCGGCAAACACCACCGCCGGACGTGCGCTGAACGACTCGTCCCCGTTCAGGGATTCGCTCCGTCTCCGGGTGTACCTCCAGGTCCGGGGCCGCCTCGAACGGGTGGGGTACGAACGCGAGGGCGTCACCACGACCGCGTCGCTCCCGCGCGTCGACAACACAAATTCGCTCCGGACAGCGAAACGCCGGGTCGAGATCCGGCGGGCCGGCCCGAACGGAACGGCGGTCCGGGCCACCGTCGAGAACGTCACGCTGCGGGTCCGACGCGGTGGCCGCGTGATCGATCGCCGGACCGTCTCGCCGACCGTCGTGGTCGCGACGCCCGTGTTGGCCCTCCACGAACAGGTGTCGACCTACCAGACGCGGCTGAACAACGGGCTCGGGAAACCGGGCTTCAGTCAGCGGCTCACCGCGCGGCTCTACCCGATTGCGTGGGGCCGGGGGTACGCGCAGTACGGCGGTGTCCCGATCGCGAACGTCGTCGGCAACCGCCACGTCTCGCTGGCCGCCAACGGTGCTCTGCTTGGCGTCCAGCGGTCGACATTCGGCCGGAGCGATCCGGCCGGGAGGCGGGCGCTCACCGAAGCGACGGCGATCACCGGGATCAAAGACATCATCGGCGGGAGCGAACCGTCGCTCGTCACGAAGCAAGTGCTCAACCGGGCGAACTACCGGCCGGCGGCCAGCGACATCGGCCGTGGCGCGAAGAACTGGAGCGCTCCACGACCGAACGACACGATGCGCGTCGGGATCAACGGGACGGCAGACAGGGCCTTCCGTCGGGTCGCCGGCCCGTCGAAACTGGGTGCCACGACGGCCGCGGCCTACCGTGTGCAGGCACGCCTCGTGACCGACACTCGTCGGCTCGGCGGCGGGAGACCGCCGGCGCCACCGTCCCCGGGGGCGAACTGGACGCTCGTCGACGCCCGGACGACCGACACGACGACGGTCCGAAACGCCAGCGGAACGGTGTCGGTCCCGTCGGGCTGGCACCGGTTCGACGGTGTCGTCCGCCAGGTCCGGGTCCAGTACCGGCGGACGGCCGAGTGGTCCAACGGCTCGGCGACTCGCACGACGGTCAGCCGCCGGACCGCCACCTACCGCGTCGGTGTCGCACTGATCGGGCGACACGCCAGTCGGTCGGCCGCTCCGGAAAAGGGGGTCTCGACGGCTCACGACACGAGCGGGAGTCCGCTGAACGGGCCGAATCTCGCGGATGTCGAGTGGAAAGCCACACAGCGGCTGGTGACGGACGCGGGCGGGTTCAGCACGATCGCGGCCACTGCCGTGACCGGTCGGCTCTCGACAGCGCCGATCACGATTCAGGGGGCCCGGCCGGCGGGTCTCCGGTCGTGGGTGTATCGCGACCTCATGGAACTCCGAGAGCGCGTCCGGAACGTCAGCGTGGCGGTCGAACGGGGGAAGGTGGGAACGTTCGAGGCGAATCCACCGGGTCTGTTGCTGCAGCGTCTGGACGCCCGTCGCGCGTCCCTGGCCGACGTGCCCGCGACGTACAACAGCACGGCACAGCGTGCGCGGGTCGCGGCCCGCATCCGGTATCTGGACGCGGTCGAGAACCGGCTCGCGAGCCAGATGCGAACGCGGACGGACAAACGGAGTGCGTTCGCGTCGCAGCTACAGAAACGCGCGGGTGGCTCGATCCGGGACCTTCGGCGGGGGCTGACGGCCCGACAGACGACGGTCCCGCGCTCTCGGCCGGTCCCTGAGGGGATCGCCGGCCCCGTCCGGACGCGCGTCGACGCTCGCCCGCCGTATCTGACGCGGGCGAAACTGAGCGAGCAGCGGTATCCGGCGCTGAACGGCACCGAACACCCGCTGGTCACGGAGAACGTCAACGTGTTCTCGCTCCCCTACGGTAACGCCGCGTCGACGCTCACCGACGCGATCCTCGCGACGAGAGATCGGACCCGACTCTCGACGGCTGCGACGGCGCTCCGGGCCACGAACGCGACGATCGACACCCAGCGGAACACGACAGTCGCGGTGAACGCCACGAACGGGGCAAACACGACGACTGTCACGTTCCAGCCGGTCAACGCGACGCTGGTCTCGCGGCGTGACCGGCTCCAGAACGATATCGGATGGACGAACGACCACCTCACAACGGAGTTGGCGGATGTGGTCGCGATCGAGACGGGGGCGAGCACGCGGGAGAGCAGGGCCATCGTCGCGGACGGGCTCGATCGGTGGAACACGACACACGAACGGGCGGCGGCGTTGACGGATGGCCGTGCGGTCAACCGCGTCGGCGCCGTCGCCGCGCGTCGACTGAACCTCTCGCGGCCCGAACGCGACTGGCTCCGGCTCAGACTGTCGGCTCGACTTCACACGCGACTCAACAGATCGTATATCGGGCCGCGGTCGAAACTCGTCAACGCGTCGGCGGCGGCCACCCGGTCGGTCTCCGAAACGGCCATCAATACGGCACTCACCGAGGCAGGGAAATACGGGGCCGAACAGATCGCGAAGAAGCGACTCGGGACGGATATGCTCCCGGCGGGACTGCCGCTCGCCCCGCCGGTCGCGCCGTGGTACGCGACGACGAACGTCTGGTGGGTCTCTGTCCGCGGTGAGTACGGCCGGTTCGCGATCACGGCGAACCACGGGCCGCCGTCGGCCCCGGCCGGGATGACGACCTACGCACGGGACGGCGACGCCGTCACAGTCGATGTCGACGAGGACGGGACCGCCGAACGGCTCGGCACCGCCGACCGGATCTCGTTCGCGGCCGAGACCGGTGTCGTCGTGGTCGTCCCGCCCAAGCCGCGGGGTGTCGGTGACAAAGACGGCAACACCGTCGAACGGTCGCCCGGGTGGCCGGACGCGGGCGATTGA
- a CDS encoding SDR family oxidoreductase, translated as MTERVVILGCGYVGLELGRQLLPAHDVVGVRRSEAGLEAVADAGLEPVEADVTDAASLDAVPDADWLVFAASSGGRGAEAARAVYVDGLETAIDHFWSRADPPDRFVYTSSTGVYGDHDGEWVDESTPLSPQTEKTRVLAEAERIARKRPAQQGGHGTVARFAGLYGPDRYRLDRYLEGPVTAGYLNMVHRDDAAGAVRFLLEGEHREETVLVVDDEPVEKWAFADWLAEQCGVPFPPKQTKAERLADDDLSATARRRIQTSKRCSNALLRGLGYEFAYPTFREGYRAAIDAHGQ; from the coding sequence GTGACCGAACGCGTCGTCATCCTGGGTTGTGGCTACGTCGGGCTCGAACTCGGTCGGCAGTTGCTCCCGGCACACGATGTCGTCGGCGTCCGCCGCTCCGAGGCGGGGTTGGAAGCGGTGGCCGACGCCGGTCTGGAACCGGTCGAAGCCGACGTAACCGACGCCGCGTCGCTCGATGCGGTCCCGGACGCGGACTGGCTCGTCTTCGCAGCCAGTTCCGGTGGACGCGGTGCCGAGGCCGCCCGAGCGGTGTACGTCGACGGACTGGAGACGGCTATCGACCACTTCTGGAGTCGCGCGGACCCGCCGGATCGCTTCGTCTACACGTCCAGCACCGGGGTCTACGGTGACCACGACGGGGAGTGGGTCGACGAGTCGACGCCGCTGTCCCCACAGACAGAGAAGACACGGGTCCTCGCGGAGGCCGAGCGAATCGCTCGCAAGCGCCCCGCACAGCAGGGCGGCCACGGGACCGTCGCCCGTTTCGCCGGGCTGTACGGTCCGGACCGCTACCGGCTCGACCGCTACCTGGAGGGGCCGGTGACGGCGGGCTATCTCAACATGGTCCATCGGGACGACGCTGCCGGGGCCGTCCGGTTCCTGCTGGAGGGAGAGCACAGGGAGGAGACGGTGCTGGTCGTCGACGACGAACCCGTCGAGAAGTGGGCTTTCGCCGACTGGCTGGCCGAGCAGTGTGGGGTCCCGTTCCCGCCGAAACAGACGAAAGCGGAGCGGCTGGCCGACGACGACCTCTCCGCGACGGCGCGTCGGCGTATCCAGACGAGCAAACGGTGTTCGAACGCGCTGTTGCGGGGCCTGGGCTACGAGTTCGCGTACCCGACGTTCCGCGAGGGGTATCGCGCGGCGATCGATGCCCACGGCCAGTAG
- a CDS encoding aldo/keto reductase, protein MATREATWAYRDDHDDFARTFYRRFGEGVVSSIGVGTYLGDPTDERDEAYHDAIVTALEGGINLVDTAINYRHQRSERVVGRALADADVDREAVVVATKGGFVPFDGERPADPGAFVRSEYLDTGVVDREALVRGQHCLAPAFLDDQLDRSLSNLGLETIDLYYVHNPETQLADNSRAAVYDQLEAAFERLEERAAAGDIEHYGVATWEAFRVPQGHDSYLSLPEVVERARAAADSAGNAATHLRAIQLPFNVRMADAFTVAAHEGADGAQSALWFAHEAGLDVFTSASIMQGQLADAIPEEVAARLSGATDAQRAINFARSGPGVTASLVGTGSVEHANENVEAGRYEPLGADAFDAVFE, encoded by the coding sequence ATGGCAACACGGGAGGCGACCTGGGCGTACCGGGACGACCACGACGACTTCGCACGCACGTTCTACCGACGATTCGGTGAGGGCGTCGTCTCCAGTATCGGCGTTGGCACCTACCTCGGGGACCCGACCGACGAGCGCGACGAGGCGTACCACGACGCCATCGTCACGGCCCTGGAGGGTGGGATCAACCTCGTCGACACGGCGATCAACTACCGCCACCAGCGCTCGGAACGGGTCGTCGGGCGCGCCCTCGCCGACGCCGATGTCGATCGGGAAGCCGTCGTCGTCGCGACGAAGGGCGGCTTCGTCCCGTTCGACGGCGAGCGGCCCGCCGACCCGGGCGCGTTCGTCCGTTCGGAGTATCTCGACACGGGCGTCGTCGACCGCGAAGCGCTCGTCCGCGGCCAGCACTGTCTCGCGCCGGCCTTCCTCGACGACCAGCTCGACCGCTCGCTGTCGAACCTGGGGCTGGAGACCATCGACCTCTACTACGTCCACAACCCCGAGACGCAACTGGCAGACAACTCCCGGGCGGCGGTGTACGACCAGCTCGAAGCGGCCTTCGAACGCCTGGAGGAACGGGCGGCCGCCGGCGACATCGAGCACTACGGGGTCGCGACCTGGGAGGCGTTTCGGGTCCCCCAGGGCCACGACAGCTACCTCTCACTGCCGGAAGTCGTCGAGCGAGCCCGGGCCGCGGCCGACAGCGCCGGCAACGCGGCGACACATCTCCGGGCGATCCAGCTCCCCTTCAACGTCCGGATGGCCGACGCGTTCACCGTCGCGGCACACGAGGGGGCCGACGGCGCCCAGTCGGCGCTGTGGTTCGCTCACGAGGCGGGCCTGGACGTGTTCACGAGCGCCTCGATCATGCAGGGACAGCTCGCCGACGCGATCCCCGAGGAGGTGGCCGCGCGCCTGTCCGGTGCGACCGACGCCCAGCGGGCCATCAACTTCGCGCGCAGCGGCCCCGGCGTGACCGCGTCGCTCGTCGGGACTGGCTCGGTCGAACACGCGAACGAGAACGTCGAGGCCGGTCGGTACGAACCGCTGGGCGCGGACGCGTTCGATGCCGTCTTCGAGTGA
- a CDS encoding DUF5791 family protein has protein sequence MLRAEFPDAAEQSSAALLAAYESLLTATIETAGVDAVAAQTGLDRDVIEAIADGEAADVTLADAAAVLAIDPDRPDAGAIEAEARDILLMGMTTAVMDVESLASGIDSELDPKEIQQKIEGRYPVTLAEYARLHQYIESQQQ, from the coding sequence ATGCTCAGAGCGGAGTTTCCCGACGCAGCCGAGCAGTCTTCGGCGGCCCTGCTCGCGGCCTACGAGTCGCTCCTGACGGCGACGATCGAGACGGCCGGTGTCGACGCCGTCGCCGCACAGACGGGACTGGACCGGGACGTGATCGAGGCGATCGCCGACGGTGAGGCAGCCGACGTGACACTCGCGGACGCGGCGGCCGTCCTCGCGATCGACCCGGACCGCCCCGACGCCGGAGCGATCGAGGCCGAGGCCCGGGACATCCTCCTGATGGGGATGACCACGGCGGTGATGGACGTAGAGTCGCTGGCCTCGGGGATCGACAGCGAACTCGACCCCAAGGAGATCCAGCAGAAGATCGAAGGCCGCTACCCGGTGACGCTGGCCGAGTACGCCCGCCTCCACCAGTACATCGAGAGCCAGCAACAGTGA
- a CDS encoding DHH family phosphoesterase, with the protein MVSVVAQLDGRADAAVAAVRDQPVLAGAVVCLVVLLALAGWLIWRYLRRSPAARLRAVIADYEEIAVLMHPNPDPDAMSCSLAVAELADAVDTTATMVYPGEIRRPENRAFETVLDLEFERIESAEGIDVDSVVLVDHNEPRGFPGAETIDPVAVVDHHPGDGTGSRFTDVRTEDGACATIFAEYFDELDWEFYEVETGVGNGTFDGTDVPDGALPTHVATGMLYGIQSDTRSLTNGCSPADFEAASFLYQGVDGDLLNRIANPQVDAEVLDVKARAVTNRVVRAPYAYSDVGEVSNTDAIPQAADELETLEGVSAVVVVGESDGTLRLAGRSRDDRVHIGRAIESVLDDIPMAEGGGHARMGGGQLSVDHLNGIGPSNGVSREELRERLFDVMSGER; encoded by the coding sequence ATGGTATCGGTCGTGGCACAGCTCGATGGTCGGGCTGATGCCGCTGTGGCGGCCGTCAGGGACCAGCCCGTCCTCGCCGGGGCAGTCGTCTGCCTCGTCGTCCTGCTGGCGCTTGCGGGCTGGCTGATCTGGCGCTACCTCCGTCGGTCGCCCGCGGCCCGACTGCGGGCTGTCATCGCCGACTACGAGGAGATAGCGGTCCTGATGCACCCGAACCCGGACCCGGACGCGATGTCGTGTTCGCTGGCGGTGGCCGAACTCGCTGACGCCGTCGATACGACCGCGACGATGGTGTATCCGGGCGAGATCCGCCGCCCGGAGAACCGCGCGTTCGAGACGGTGCTCGACCTGGAGTTCGAACGGATCGAGTCCGCGGAGGGGATCGACGTGGACTCCGTGGTTCTCGTCGACCACAACGAGCCCCGGGGGTTCCCGGGTGCCGAGACGATCGACCCAGTCGCCGTCGTCGACCACCACCCGGGCGACGGGACCGGGTCGCGCTTTACGGACGTGCGGACCGAGGACGGCGCCTGTGCCACCATCTTCGCGGAGTACTTTGACGAACTGGACTGGGAGTTCTACGAGGTCGAGACGGGGGTCGGTAACGGAACCTTCGACGGGACGGATGTCCCCGACGGCGCGCTCCCGACCCACGTCGCGACCGGGATGCTTTACGGCATCCAGTCCGACACGCGGTCGCTGACAAACGGCTGTTCACCGGCTGACTTCGAGGCGGCTTCGTTCCTCTATCAGGGGGTCGACGGGGACCTGCTCAACCGCATCGCGAACCCGCAGGTCGACGCCGAAGTCCTCGACGTGAAGGCGCGCGCGGTCACCAACCGGGTGGTCCGGGCGCCCTACGCCTACAGCGATGTCGGCGAGGTGTCGAACACCGACGCCATCCCGCAGGCGGCCGACGAACTGGAGACGTTAGAGGGGGTCTCGGCGGTCGTCGTGGTCGGTGAGAGCGACGGGACGCTCCGGCTCGCCGGGCGGTCCCGCGATGACCGGGTCCACATCGGTCGGGCCATCGAGTCCGTTCTGGACGACATCCCGATGGCGGAGGGCGGCGGCCACGCGCGGATGGGCGGCGGGCAGCTATCCGTCGACCACCTCAACGGCATCGGGCCGAGCAACGGCGTCTCGCGAGAGGAACTCCGGGAGCGGCTGTTCGACGTGATGAGCGGCGAGCGGTGA